From Nicotiana tabacum cultivar K326 chromosome 20, ASM71507v2, whole genome shotgun sequence, one genomic window encodes:
- the LOC107813503 gene encoding uncharacterized protein LOC107813503 isoform X3 has translation MALNILTFTAAAVPFPSKIFNHSIQPKIPLQLHFSIPISTRHLSVPQSSTQPQKYVYPDPIPEFAVAETQKFKTELLKKLSKEKETFGDELDDVVSVCAERWIIYFKGTDIRAYSMEKNNFISFGSHIRR, from the exons ATGGCGCTTAACATTCTAACATTCACCGCTGCAGCAGTTCCATTTCCCTCCAAAATATTTAATCATTCAATCCAACCCAAAATCCCTCTCCAGCTTCACTTCTCAATACCCATCTCAACGAGGCACTTGTCAGTTCCTCAGAGTTCAACACAGCCTCAGAAATATGTCTATCCTGACCCAATCCCTGAATTTGCTGTTGCT GAGACACAGAAGTTCAAGACTGAGCTATTGAAGAAGCTGTCAAAAGAAAAGGAGACATTTGGGGACGAGCTTGATGATGTTGTTAGTGTTTGTGCTGAG CGCTGGATCATTTACTTTAAAGGGACAGATATCAGAGCTTACAGCATGGAAAAGAACAATTTTATCAGTTTTGGTTCGCATATTAGAAGATAA
- the LOC107813503 gene encoding uncharacterized protein LOC107813503 isoform X4, which produces MALNILTFTAAAVPFPSKIFNHSIQPKIPLQLHFSIPISTRHLSVPQSSTQPQKYVYPDPIPEFAVAETQKFKTELLKKLSKEKETFGDELDDVVSVCAENMEDPGHYWWSLLLI; this is translated from the exons ATGGCGCTTAACATTCTAACATTCACCGCTGCAGCAGTTCCATTTCCCTCCAAAATATTTAATCATTCAATCCAACCCAAAATCCCTCTCCAGCTTCACTTCTCAATACCCATCTCAACGAGGCACTTGTCAGTTCCTCAGAGTTCAACACAGCCTCAGAAATATGTCTATCCTGACCCAATCCCTGAATTTGCTGTTGCT GAGACACAGAAGTTCAAGACTGAGCTATTGAAGAAGCTGTCAAAAGAAAAGGAGACATTTGGGGACGAGCTTGATGATGTTGTTAGTGTTTGTGCTGAG AATATGGAGGACCCGGGACACTACTGGTGGAGCCTTTTACTGATATGA
- the LOC107813503 gene encoding protein PLASTID REDOX INSENSITIVE 2, chloroplastic-like isoform X1 yields MALNILTFTAAAVPFPSKIFNHSIQPKIPLQLHFSIPISTRHLSVPQSSTQPQKYVYPDPIPEFAVAETQKFKTELLKKLSKEKETFGDELDDVVSVCAEIFNEFLHKEYGGPGTLLVEPFTDMMVALKERKLPGAALSARASLLWAQNYVDQDWETWTSKQLRQ; encoded by the exons ATGGCGCTTAACATTCTAACATTCACCGCTGCAGCAGTTCCATTTCCCTCCAAAATATTTAATCATTCAATCCAACCCAAAATCCCTCTCCAGCTTCACTTCTCAATACCCATCTCAACGAGGCACTTGTCAGTTCCTCAGAGTTCAACACAGCCTCAGAAATATGTCTATCCTGACCCAATCCCTGAATTTGCTGTTGCT GAGACACAGAAGTTCAAGACTGAGCTATTGAAGAAGCTGTCAAAAGAAAAGGAGACATTTGGGGACGAGCTTGATGATGTTGTTAGTGTTTGTGCTGAG ATTTTTAATGAATTCTTGCACAAAGAATATGGAGGACCCGGGACACTACTGGTGGAGCCTTTTACTGATATGATGGTAGCTCTCAAAGAGAGGAAACTTCCAGGAGCGGCATTGTCTGCGCGAGCATCATTATTGTGGGCTCAAAATTATGTTGATCAGGATTGGGAGACTTGGACCTCAAAACAACTAAGACAATGA
- the LOC107813503 gene encoding protein PLASTID REDOX INSENSITIVE 2, chloroplastic-like isoform X2 — protein sequence MALNILTFTAAAVPFPSKIFNHSIQPKIPLQLHFSIPISTRHLSVPQSSTQPQKYVYPDPIPEFAVAKFKTELLKKLSKEKETFGDELDDVVSVCAEIFNEFLHKEYGGPGTLLVEPFTDMMVALKERKLPGAALSARASLLWAQNYVDQDWETWTSKQLRQ from the exons ATGGCGCTTAACATTCTAACATTCACCGCTGCAGCAGTTCCATTTCCCTCCAAAATATTTAATCATTCAATCCAACCCAAAATCCCTCTCCAGCTTCACTTCTCAATACCCATCTCAACGAGGCACTTGTCAGTTCCTCAGAGTTCAACACAGCCTCAGAAATATGTCTATCCTGACCCAATCCCTGAATTTGCTGTTGCT AAGTTCAAGACTGAGCTATTGAAGAAGCTGTCAAAAGAAAAGGAGACATTTGGGGACGAGCTTGATGATGTTGTTAGTGTTTGTGCTGAG ATTTTTAATGAATTCTTGCACAAAGAATATGGAGGACCCGGGACACTACTGGTGGAGCCTTTTACTGATATGATGGTAGCTCTCAAAGAGAGGAAACTTCCAGGAGCGGCATTGTCTGCGCGAGCATCATTATTGTGGGCTCAAAATTATGTTGATCAGGATTGGGAGACTTGGACCTCAAAACAACTAAGACAATGA
- the LOC107813502 gene encoding uncharacterized protein LOC107813502 has translation MGNCQAVDAAALVIQHPNGKIDRMYWPMTASEVMKMNPGHYVSLIIPLPISSSDDNSDDKTVRFTRVKLLRPTDTLVLGRAYRLVTTQEVMKVLRAKKHAKMKKNQPELQENQRSSCELEAGKSESDKNKAMRHEGHRQRPGATNLAAAAARFKSWRPTLQSISESSS, from the exons atgggTAATTGTCAGGCTGTAGATGCAGCAGCATTAGTAATACAACATCCTAATGGAAAAATAGATAGGATGTATTGGCCTATGACTGCTAGTGAGGTTATGAAAATGAACCCTGGTCATTATGTTTCTCTCATTATTCCTCTTCCTATCTCCTCCTCCGATGATAATTCCGACGATAAAACTGTTCGTTTCACCCGTGTTAAGCTTCTCCGGCCAACGGATACTCTAGTTCTTGGCAGAGCTTATAGACTTGTTACAACTCAAG AGGTGATGAAGGTATTGAGAGCAAAGAAACATGCAAAGATGAAGAAGAACCAACCAGAGTTGCAAGAAAATCAGAGGTCAAGTTGTGAACTTGAAGCTGGAAAATCTGAATCAGATAAGAACAAG GCTATGAGACATGAAGGACACAGGCAAAGGCCTGGAGCAACAAACTTAGCTGCTGCTGCTGCAAGGTTCAAATCATGGCGTCCAACTTTACAGAGTATTTCTGAGTCCAGTAGCTAA